The proteins below are encoded in one region of Desulfobacterales bacterium:
- a CDS encoding heterodisulfide reductase subunit F, producing the protein SVAVTCGPPIMIKFVLQGLKEMGFADNQILTTLEKRMKCGIGICGRCNIGSKYVCVDGPAFTYDQLKDMLPEL; encoded by the coding sequence ACAGCGTTGCCGTCACCTGCGGCCCCCCGATCATGATCAAATTCGTACTCCAGGGTCTGAAGGAAATGGGTTTTGCCGACAACCAGATTCTGACCACCCTTGAAAAACGGATGAAATGCGGCATCGGTATCTGCGGCCGCTGCAATATCGGCAGTAAATACGTCTGCGTTGACGGCCCGGCCTTTACCTATGATCAGTTGAAGGACATGCTCCCGGAACTTTAG